In the Brassica napus cultivar Da-Ae chromosome A7, Da-Ae, whole genome shotgun sequence genome, one interval contains:
- the LOC106358454 gene encoding dnaJ homolog subfamily C GRV2 isoform X1 has translation MDSSVSRANAPAPAALEEPEYLARYFVVKHSWRGRYKRILCISNAGIVTLDPNTLAITNSYETGSNFDGALPLIGRDESADSVGGEFTISVRTDGKGKFKAMKFSSRYRASVLTELYRLRWSQIRPVAEFQVLHLRRRNAEWVPYKLKVTYVGLELIDSKSGDSRWILDFRDMGSPAIILLSDAYRTKSTDSAGFVLCPMYGRKSKAFRAAPGTTNSSIVASLAKTAKSMVGVFLSVDGSLSLTASDYMTRRAKEAVGAEETPNGWWSVTRLRSAAHGTLNMPGLSLAIGPKGGLGEHGDAVPLQLILTKASLVERRIDNYEVVVFRPLSSVSSLVRFAEEPQMFAIEFSDGCPVHVYSSISRDNLLAAILDVLQTEGQAPIPVLPRLTMPGHRIDPPCGRVSLISGPQNLVADMETSSLHLKHLAAAAKDAVAEGGSVPGCRARLWRRIREFNACIPYTGVPANMEVPEVTLMALITMLPSTPNLPLDAPPLPAPSPKAAATVIGFVACLRRLLSSRTAASHIMSFPAAVNRIMGLLRNGSEGVAAEAAGLVTSLIGGGSADLSTAPDSRGEKHATIMHTKSVLFAQQGYVTILVNRLRPTSVSPLFSMAIVEVFEAMVCDPHGETTQYTVFVEMLRQVAALRRRLFSLFAHPAESVREIIAVIMRTIAEEDAIAAESMRDAALRDGALLRHLLNAFSLPANERRDVSRQLVALWADSYQPALDLLSRVLPPGLVAYLHTRPDDVLDDANQEGSSTNRRHKRLLQQRRGRIARGTGAQDFPLPLGNSVETKDAAKADNFQRPAVETSSETSNPQASSFPGADSTTAGVSQNGYPAFTSNSTNANGNEQHDTSSSNLVGSEPNLHGIQNPVLPAPAQVIVESTPVGSGKLLLNWRELWRAFGLDHNRADLIWNERTRQELREALKAEVRNLDVEKERTEDISPGYVAVESTTGQETIPRISWNYSEFSVSYPSLSKEVCVGQYYLRLLLESGSAGKAHDFPLRDPVAFFRALYHRFQCDADMGLTVGGAVPDELGPSGDWCDLSRLDGFGGGGGASVRELCARAMSIVYEQHYSLIGPFEGTAHITGLIDRTDDRALRHRLILLLKALVKVLLNVEGCVVVGGCVLAVDLLTVVHENSERTPIPLQSNLIAATAFMEPPKEWMYIDKGGAEVGPVEKDVIRSLWSKKEIDWTTKCRAFGMSDWKKLRDIRELRWAVAVRVPVLTPTQVGEAALSILHSMVSAHSDLDDAGEIVTPTPRVKRILSSTRCLPHIAQAILSGEPAIVEASAALLKDVVTRNPKAMIRLYNTGAFYFALAYPGSNLYSIAQLFSVTHVHQAFHGGEEATVSSSLPLAKRSVLGGLLPESLLYVLERSGPAAFAAAMVSDSDTPEIIWTHKMRAEHLICQVLQHLGDYPQKLSQHCHFLYDYAPMPPVTYPELRDEMWCHRYYLRNLCNDIRFPNWPIVEHVEFLQSLLVMWREELTRKPMDLSEEEACKILEISLNDVSSDDLNGRGQVELNETSNISKQIQNLDEDKLKRQYRKLAMKYHPDKNPEGREKFLAVQKAYECLQATMQGLQGPQPWRLLLLLKAQCILYRRYGHVLQPFKYAGYPMLLDAVTVDKEDNNFLSDDRAPLLVAASELVSLTCAASSLNGEELVRDGGVQLLSSLLTRCMCVVQPTTSQHEPAAIIVTNIMRTFAVISRFEGARARILELSSLIEDIVHCTELELVPAAVNAALQSIANVSVFPELQQGLLRAGALWYILPLLLQYDSTAEESNSVESHGVGVSIQIAKNEHAVQASQALSRLSGLCADEVLTPYNATAADVLRALLTPKLASLLKDESAKDLLTKLNTNLETPEIIWNSATRSELLDFVDQQRACQGPDGSYDLKTAQSFAYEALAKEVYIGNVYLKVYNDQPDSEISEPEVFCNALIDFISSLVHTELPSVSEDQNLIEDSSSSIETPELESTVAEPSLVEGHSDHQTSAEGMKMEGKSLIDNLQLALTALQNLLTKYPDLASVFSSKERLLPLFECFSVPIASETDIPKLCLNVLSRLTAYAPCLETMVSDGSSLLLLLQMLHSAPSFREGALHVLYALASTPELAWAAAKHGGVVYILELLLPLQKEIPIQQRAAAASLLGKLVAQPMHGPRVAIALVRFLPDGLVSIIRDGPGEAVVHALERTTETPELVWTPAMAASLSAQIATMASDLHLEQQKGSVIEWDVPEQSPGQPGMRDEPQVSGIYVRLFLKDPKFPLRNPKGFLEGLLEQYLSAMAATHYEQHPVDPELPLLLSAALVSLLRVHPGLADHVGTLGYVPKLVAAVAHEGRRETMSRGEVKDEEIGSDGAQETGEPSALPGQTPQERVRLSCLRVLHQLAASTTCAEAMAATSAGNAQVVPLLMKAIGWLGGSILALETLKRVVVAGNRARDALVAQGLKVGLIEVLLGLLDWRTGGRYGLSSHMKWNESEASIGRVLAVEVLHGFATEGAHCSKVREILDASEVWSAYKDQKHDLFLPSNTQSAAGVAGFIESSSNNSLTYALTAPPSSSSSP, from the exons ATGGACTCCTCCGTCTCCAGAGCAAACGCCCCCGCCCCCGCCGCGTTGGAAGAGCCTGAGTATCTCGCTAGGTACTTCGTGGTCAAGCACTCTTGGCGCGGCCGTTACAAGAGGATCCTCTGCATCTCCAACGCCGGGATCGTCACGCTTGACCCTAATACCCTCGCGATCACTAATTCTTATGAGACTGGGAGCAATTTCGACGGCGCTTTGCCCTTGATTGGAAGGGATGAGAGCGCGGATAGTGTTGGCGGTGAGTTTACTATCAGTGTTAGGACCGATGGGAAAGGCAAGTTTAAGGCTATGAAGTTCTCGTCTCGGTACAGAGCGAGTGTTTTGACCGAGTTGTATCGGCTTCGGTGGAGCCAGATTAGGCCCGTGGCTGAGTTTCAGGTGCTTCACCTTAGGAGACGTAACGCTGAATGGGTTCCCTAT AAATTGAAGGTCACCTATGTTGGTTTGGAGCTCATCGACTCAAAGTCTGGTGATTCACGTTGGATTTTGGATTTCAGAGACATGGGTTCCCCAGCGATTATTCTTCTCTCTGATGCGTACCGGACAAAATCTACCGACTCTGCTGGGTTTGTCCTGTGTCCCATGTATGGGAGAAAGTCAAAAGCTTTCAGAGCTGCCCCCGGGACAACTAATTCCTCCATTGTCGCAAGTTTG GCTAAAACCGCGAAGTCAATGGTGGGGGTGTTTCTGTCAGTCGATGGTTCTTTATCCCTGACAGCATCGGATTATATGACACGAAGGG CTAAAGAGGCAGTTGGAGCTGAAGAAACTCCTAATGGGTGGTGGTCTGTTACTAGATTGCGATCTGCTGCTCATGGAACTTTAAACATGCCTGGACTAAGTTTGGCAATTGGTCCCAAAGGAGGACTTGGTGAACATGGTGATGCTGTACCTCTTCAGCTAATTCTTACCAAAGCCTCCCTTGTGGAGAGACGAATAGATAACTATGAA GTTGTTGTCTTTCGTCCTCTATCTTCAGTAAGTTCACTTGTCCGGTTCGCAGAGGAGCCCCAAATGTTTGCTATCGAGTTCAGTGATGGATGTCCAGTACAT GTCTACTCGAGCATATCCCGAGACAACCTACTTGCAGCAATTCTTGATGTTCTGCAAACAGAA GGACAAGCCCCGATACCAGTATTACCAAGGCTTACCATGCCAGGACATCGGATTGATCCTCCTTGTGGAAGAGTTAGTTTGATCTCTGGACCACAAAATCTTGTTGCTGATATGGAAACTAGCTCTCTACATCTGAAACATTTAGCTGCTGCTGCGAAAGATGCAGTTGCCGAAGGTGGATCGGTTCCTGGTTGTAGGGCTAGACTATGGCGTAGAATAAGGGAGTTCAATGCTTGTATACCGTATACAGGTGTGCCGGCCAATATGGAAGTCCCTGAGGTGACTTTGATGGCATTGATCACAATGCTCCCATCAACTCCAAATCTCCCTCTTGACGCCCCTCCTTTGCCAGCTCCTTCACCTAAAGCAGCAGCAACTGTCATTGGCTTTGTTGCATGTTTGCGTAGGTTGTTGTCCTCCAGGACTGCAGCATCCCATATTATGTCTTTTCCTGCTGCTGTTAATAGGATAATGGGTTTACTTAGGAACGGTTCTGAAGGCGTGGCTGCTGAAGCTGCCGGGCTTGTTACATCCCTTATAGGTGGTGGGTCAGCAGATCTAAGTACTGCACCAGATTCCCGAGGAGAAAAACATGCGACTATCATGCATACCAAGTCGGTTTTGTTTGCCCAACAGGGTTATGTAACGATCCTGGTTAATCGATTGAGGCCCACATCAGTCTCACCTTTGTTTTCGATGGCGATTGTTGAAGTATTTGAGGCTATGGTTTGTGATCCACATGGAGAGACTACCCAATACACTGTTTTTGTAGAAATGCTACGCCAAGTAGCTGCCCTACGACGCCGTTTATTTTCACTCTTTGCGCATCCTGCTGAAAGTGTTAGGGAAATCATTGCTGTTATAATGCGTACAATAGCCGAAGAAGATGCAATTGCTGCAGAGTCAATGCGTGATGCTGCTTTGCGCGATGGTGCTTTGTTGAGACATTTATTGAATGCATTTTCGCTTCCTGCCAATGAACGCCGTGATGTTAGTAGGCAGCTTGTTGCACTCTGGGCAGATTCTTACCAACCAGCTTTGGATCTACTGTCTCGAGTACTGCCACCCGGGCTTGTTGCATATCTGCATACACGTCCTGATGATGTTCTCGACGATGCAAATCAAGAAGGATCATCAACGAATAGGCGGCATAAAAGATTACTTCAGCAGAGAAGAGGTCGCATAGCAAGGGGAACGGGTGCTCAAGATTTTCCTCTTCCCCTTGGTAACAGTGTTGAGACTAAAGATGCAGCAAAGGCCGATAATTTTCAAAGGCCCGCTGTAGAAACTTCCTCCGAAACTTCGAATCCGCAGGCCTCTTCTTTTCCAGGTGCTGACAGTACTACAGCAGGGGTTTCACAAAATGGGTATCCAGCATTTACTTCAAATTCAACAAATGCAAATGGGAATGAGCAGCATGATACAAGTTCATCCAATCTGGTTGGTTCTGAACCAAACTTGCATGGTATCCAGAATCCAGTTCTTCCAGCACCTGCTCAAGTTATTGTAGAAAGTACACCTGTAGGTTCGGGAAAGCTACTTCTAAATTGGCGTGAGCTTTGGCGAGCCTTTGGCCTTGACCATAATCGTGCAGATCTCATCTGGAATGAGCGTACAAGGCAAGAATTAAGGGAAGCTTTGAAGGCTGAGGTTCGCAACCTAGACGTCGAGAAAGAGCGCACCGAAGATATTTCCCCAGGATATGTGGCTGTGGAGTCCACAACTGGCCAGGAGACTATCCCACGTATATCTTGGAACTATTCCGAGTTCTCTGTTAGTTATCCTAGCTTGTCTAAAGAAGTTTGTGTTGGTCAATATTATCTCCGCTTATTGCTTGAGAGTGGGAGCGCTGGCAAGGCACACGATTTCCCTCTCCGTGATCCAGTTGCTTTTTTCAGGGCACTCTATCATCGGTTTCAATGTGATGCTGATATGGGGCTTACTGTTGGTGGCGCTGTTCCAGATGAATTGGGTCCATCAGGCGATTGGTGTGATCTGAGTCGGCTTGATGGTTTTGGTGGAGGGGGAGGAGCGTCTGTTAGGGAACTTTGTGCAAGAGCGATGTCCATTGTCTATGAGCAACATTACAGCCTAATAGGTCCTTTTGAAGGCACTGCACATATTACAGGACTTATAGATAGGACAGATGATAGAGCATTGAGGCATCGCCTGATTCTTCTCTTGAAG GCTTTAGTGAAGGTCTTGTTAAACGTCGAAGGTTGTGTTGTTGTTGGTGGTTGTGTCCTAGCTGTAGATCTGCTGACGGTGGTTCATGAAAACTCGGAAAGGACTCCTATTCCATTACAGTCAAATTTAATTGCTGCTACTGCATTTATGGAACCACCTAAGGAATGGATGTACATTGACAAAGGTGGTGCAGAAGTTGGACCTGTTGAGAAAGACGTCATCAGAAGCTTATGGTCTAAAAAAGAGATTGACTGGACGACAAAGTGTCGGGCTTTTGGAATGTCAGACTGGAAGAAATTGCGTGATATCCGTGAACTTAGGTGGGCAGTAGCTGTCCGAGTTCCAGTCCTCACACCCACACAG GTAGGGGAGGCTGCATTGTCCATATTGCATAGCATGGTTTCGGCTCATTCAGATTTGGATGACGCAGGAGAGATTGTAACTCCAACACCAAGAGTAAAACGTATCTTGTCTAGCACACGGTGTCTTCCTCACATTGCTCAG GCTATTCTTTCTGGGGAACCAGCTATTGTGGAAGCCAGCGCTGCTCTTTTGAAAGATGTTGTTACCAGAAACCCTAAAGCGATGATACGCCTATACAACACCGGTGCCTTTTACTTTGCCCTTGCTTACCCTGGATCCAACCTATATTCAATCGCACAACTCTTCTCGGTCACCCATGTGCATCAAGCATTTCATGGTGGGGAAGAAGCTACTGTTTCCTCCTCACTGCCCCTTGCTAAGAGAAGCGTATTGGGTGGTCTTCTCCCCGAGTCCTTATTATATGTGTTAGAGCGTAGTGGACCGGCTGCGTTTGCAGCTGCCATGGTCTCTGATTCCGATACTCCTGAGATTATATGGACACATAAAATGAGAGCAGAACATCTTATATGTCag GTTTTGCAGCATCTTGGTGACTATCCCCAGAAACTGTCACAGCACTGCCACTTTCTGTATGATTATGCTCCCATGCCACCTGTTACATACCCAGAACTTAGAGATGAGATGTGGTGTCATCGTTATTATCTCAGAAATTTATGCAATGATATTCGATTTCCAAATTGGCCAATTGTTGAACATGTTGAGTTTCTACAATCATTACTCGTGATGTGGCGCGAAGAGTTGACAAGGAAACCCATGGATCtttctgaagaagaagcttgcAAAATTCTGGAAATATCCCTGaatgatgtttcaagtgatgacCTAAACGGGAGGGGTCAAGTTGAGTTAAATGAGACTTCTAATATATCCAAACAGATCCAAAACCTTGATGAAGATAAACTGAAGCGCCAGTATAGGAAACTTGCGATGAAGTATCATCCTGATAAGAATCCAGAAGGAAGAGAAAAGTTTCTGGCCGTTCAAAAAGCTTATGAATGCCTACAG GCAACAATGCAAGGACTGCAAGGTCCTCAACCTTGGAGGTTGCTGCTTTTACTGAAAGCGCAGTGCATCTTATATCGGCGTTACGGACATGTGTTGCAGCCTTTCAAATATGCTGGCTACCCAATGTTACTTGATGCAGTTACAGTGGACAAGGAGGATAACAACTTTCTGTCTGACGATAGAGCCCCTCTCCTTGTTGCAGCATCTGAGCTTGTTTCATTAAc CTGTGCTGCATCTTCATTGAATGGTGAAGAACTAGTGAGAGATGGTGGTGTGCAGCTTCTTTCGAGTCTTCTTACCCGCTGCATGTGTGTGGTTCAGCCAACAACTTCACAACACGAACCAGCTGCAATCATTGTCACAAATATAATGCGTACATTCGCTGTAATAAGTCGGTTTGAGGGTGCAAGGGCTAGAATTCTAGAGTTATCCAGTCTGATTGAAGACATTGTGCACTGCACGGAATTAGAACTTGTGCCTGCAGCCGTAAATGCTGCTCTTCAGTCTATTGCCAATGTTTCCGTCTTCCCCGAGCTTCAGCAGGGTCTGCTAAGGGCCGGTGCCTTATG GTACATTCTCCCATTACTACTACAGTACGACTCTACTGCAGAGGAATCAAATTCCGTCGAGTCTCACGGGGTTGGAGTTAGCATTCAAATCGCCAAGAATGAGCATGCCGTACAAGCATCACAAGCCCTATCAAGGCTTAGTGGACTGTGTGCAGATGAGGTTTTGACACCTTACAATGCAACTGCGGCTGATGTTCTCAGAGCATTGCTGACTCCAAAGCTTGCTAGTTTGTTGAAAGATGAAAGTGCCAAAGATTTGTTAACCAAACTTAACACAAATTTGGAGACACCAGAG ATAATCTGGAACTCTGCAACTCGATCAGAGCTTTTAGATTTTGTGGATCAGCAACGTGCCTGCCAGGGCCCTGATGGTTCATATGATCTGAAAACTGCACAATCTTTTGCATATGAGGCACTGGCAAAAGAGGTCTATATTGGCAATGTTTACTTGAAGGTCTATAATGATCAACCCGACTCAGAAATCAGTGAACCAGAAGTATTCTGCAATGCTCTAATCGACTTTATATCATCGTTAGTGCATACTGAGTTGCCCTCGGTTTCTGAGGACCAAAACTTGATTGAGGACAGCAGCTCATCTATTGAAACTCCGGAACTTGAAAGTACTGTCGCAGAACCCTCACTGGTTGAAGGACATTCCGATCATCAAACGTCAGCTGAGGGAATGAAAATGGAAGGGAAATCTCTGATTGATAACCTCCAATTAGCTTTAACAGCTCTTCAG aACTTGCTTACAAAGTATCCAGATCTGGCTTCAGTGTTTTCGTCTAAGGAGAGATTATTACCGCTCTTTGAATGTTTTTCAGTACCCATTGCATCAGAAACTGATATTCCAAAACTGTGTCTGAATGTTCTATCTCGTCTTACGGCTTATGCTCCTTGCTTGGAGACAATGGTATCTGATGGATCtagtcttcttctcctcttgcAAATGCTTCATTCTGCACCTTCTTTTCGCGAGGGTGCTCTCCATGTTCTTTATGCTCTGGCAAGCACACCGGAACTTGCTTGGGCTGCTGCAAAACATGGTGGTGTAGTATACATTCTGGAACTTTTATTGCCTTTGCAAA AAGAAATTCCCATTCAGCAAAGAGCTGCAGCGGCTTCTTTGTTAGGGAAGCTTGTCGCACAACCAATGCATGGGCCTAGAGTTGCTATCGCGCTAGTGAGATTTCTTCCAGACGGTCTTGTATCCATCATCCGTGATGGACCGGGAGAGGCTGTTGTACATGCTCTTGAGCGGACCACAGAGACTCCAGAACTTGTGTGGACACCAGCAATGGCTGCATCCTTATCTGCACAGATTGCGACCATGGCATCTGACCTTCATCTTGAACAACAGAAGGGTTCTGTAATTGAATGGGATGTACCCGAGCAATCACCTGGTCAACCAGGAATGAGAGACGAGCCACAG GTTAGTGGAATCTATGTCAGGCTTTTCTTAAAAGATCCCAAATTTCCTTTGAGAAATCCAAAAGGATTCTTGGAAGGACTGCTGGAGCAGTATTTGTCAGCGATGGCGGCAACACATTATGAACAACATCCTGTTGACCCTGAGctccctctccttctctctgCTGCATTGGTTTCTTTGTTGCGCGTGCATCCTGGACTTGCAGATCACGTAGGAACTCTCGGGTATGTCCCCAAACTTGTCGCTGCTGTGGCGCATGAGGGCAGGAGGGAGACGATGTCTAGAGGAGAAGTGAAGGATGAAGAAATCGGCTCTGATGGAGCGCAAGAGACTGGCGAGCCCTCAGCACTACCTGGGCAAACTCCTCAAGAACGTGTGCGACTTAGCTGCTTACGTGTTCTACATCAACTAGCCGCTAGTACCACCTGTGCGGAAGCAATGGCTGCAACTAGTGCTGGGAATGCCCAG GTGGTTCCACTTCTGATGAAAGCAATAGGATGGCTTGGTGGGAGCATTTTAGCACTTGAGACACTTAAGCGTGTTGTTGTTGCCGGAAATCGGGCAAGAGATGCACTTGTTGCGCAGGGTCTAAA GGTTGGTCTTATTGAGGTACTTCTTGGGCTGCTTGACTGGAGGACGGGGGGAAGGTATGGGCTCAGCTCTCACATGAAATGGAATGAATCGGAAGCATCTATCGGGCGGGTGCTTGCTGTTGAG GTGCTGCATGGTTTTGCAACAGAAGGGGCCCATTGCTCAAAAGTGCGTGAGATACTTGACGCTTCGGAA GTGTGGAGTGCATATAAAGACCAAAAGCACGATCTCTTCCTCCCATCGAACACGCAGTCAGCGGCTGGAGTGGCTGGCTTTATCGAGAGCTCATCCAACAACAGTCTCACTTACGCCCTTACTGctccaccttcttcttcttcgtcaccTTGA